CCTTCATctttccagttatgtgcattttaagaaatatcatgTATCTCAAACAGCGAAGGAAAagatcgtaaggaaacctgcataactgaaaattttcttagttctctacccGTGTAAAGTCTGTCATTACGCATTAGCCTAACCACCTATATTCTGAGAGGATTCGGGCTCAACAGTGATCCAAATATTGGTTGTAATGATGATTTTCTTGTGATGTATTAATGatgacgtaggtacctacctggACTCTTTCAAGCACTGGTCGTCTGGTTCTGGTTTCCAGCCGAGTTTCCACTAGCTTGGTGGGATTTATTTTGTCAGCGACCGCTGCTCGAAGAGACTCAATCTCACGGTCAACTTTTTGCAAGTTTGCTTCCAGCtaggtacaaaaaaataaatcaataaaatttaaggtAGGTACTATTGATTGACAACGGACGGGCGGTGGACAGAAAAGGTATTTCACTGGTACCCACGTGACGAGCGCCGGTCGAGAGGCCGGCCGCGACGACGCTGGCGCGACGACATCGTAGACACAGCGGGGACCACTTGGACAAGGTTGGCGAGAGATAGAGTAACATGGAgaaggatggaggaggcctatgcccaaaaaGGGGCGTTCCAATAACTAACTGACATAAAGAACTGACATAATAGTAACAATGACGAagaatttttctgacataaaatatttattaacaattaaaattgaaattgacatgtttaaaatttttatcaaacttataatgtacaaattgaaattgacatgtttaaaaattaatacttatGTATAATGTTCtgcaattacttttatattattggaaataaaggctttatttattttatttatttatttattgatttaatgaGATTAAAAGAGTTTGTTCAGAAAATTAGCAGCTAGGGGAATTCTCGAGAATGCGCGAGGATTTCCTGGAAGACGCGCAACTTCGTACTAaaagttcgcttccatcttttccttcttcttcttcgcaTTCCTTCTTCTTCCACGGCAATCTAAATTGAACCTCAATGTACTCACTTCAAGTTGTAATCATAGAGATCTTTCCTATTTATTCCtcaataaatacctaataattgATATCCtcaataaataccttatatttcTGCCACTCCATTTCGTTCCTCGCCCTCTGTATATCATAAACCCGTCTCCGCAGAATCATCTCCACCTGTTGACTTTGCGCGTACATTTGGTTCCTTGCCTGCTCTCTGCTTTTGAACATCGTTTCTCGCAACTCCTTGGATTCCTGCATGAGCTGTTCCGCTATTTTTATCGTGTTTTGTATACAATGGACGTAACTTTCTTCAGTCattgaactataaacaaaatatagctGAGCATTAAGGTCGATGAGCTAGGTTGACTACTTATTACGGTTCCgcaatatgtaaaaaacaataaaaataggtttttttttcttttacaattttgtTGGAAGTAAAACAATCTTACTCTGGTGGAATTCTCGTAGGGTTGACTTTATAAGATATCTCAGAACTCTCCCTAGTCAAGTCCTTCACATGATACTCTAAGTCGAGGCAGTCATCCTTGTTCTGAATCTCTCGCTCCAATCTGCAGAAGACGTTGGTTAGATCCTTGATTTTCTGCCAGCCCATGTGGCATACATCGGTAAGAACACGCTTGCTGTTTTCAATTATATGAAGTTCCTAAAAATAAGTATGCTTAGTAAGTtacccattttttttataattataggcCAGCTCTTGGCGATGGTAAACAATGATACAGCCTGTGGAACGCGCTTATTTAGAAGGTGCCTATTTGGTATTTGACTTgaacccatgttgtaggtggtagggaaaacggaagctagaagggcattccatatcttCACAGTGCGAATCAGGACCGAAGAGCCAAAACACTTCGAGCTCAAGGGGCATCAACTACGTATGAACGCAGATTACTGCCTAGCAGTTAAGGACTTAGACcatattaatggtctaaggttaaGGATGAACTAGACCAAAAAGTTCCTGGGTGCATTCTCCGCCATAACTTAGGTAGCAAACGGACAGACAAAATTACGAAGAATTTACATAACATCtcgtaaacttaattttaaaacatgcaGCCTTGCTGTTTCAGATAGGTTTGTTGTAAGCTAAATTACCTTCCTTAATTCCTCTCCAAGCTGATCTCTTGTCAACTCCTTTGGTACTCTCTGATCTCTATTAGACAGACACTGAGACACCACCATCAACGGTACTTGAAGCGACTCCAAGTGCAATTCTGTTGCATTTTTCTCCTCCTTTAATGCTCTGATTTCATCTCTCACTTGCTCGCGTGTAAATCTTTGATTTTCACGCCATGAATCAACTtcgaaaattctaaaattatacgTAAACgtgcaaatatttataattacaggTAGTCTAgagtttttgaatttgaaaatgttATCAAACccaatttattatcatcatatgtAATGAAATTAGGTAACTGTacaaattaggtattttaaagtaacggtagattaaaaccgcattccctgactgtcggcttcttcaacgcagacgggctcagACGTTGGGTcagaatttaatttcatactcttatttatttataaaataaattagatgagATTTTTATACCTGTCCCTCATCAGCTCATTGTTAACGTAGTTATCCcatcgtgtagtaaccgaagtTTCATTACGAAGTTGATTAGCCCGTTGTCTAAGCTCGTATGATTCGAATCGACGCAATCTAGCTTCATTCTGTAGCCTTTGTATATTTCTAGTCCAATCTAAAACACTAATTCGAGGATGGGATTTTTCAAAAACTGGGATAGAAGCgtccattttaaatattataatcggTTAGGCTGGATATCTCTGGAAATTTGATCAATATGTGCTTGTTGTTAGACATTTATAAGCATATTGATTATTACCATAATAcctaattctaataaaaaatctactcttattttctataaaagaaataacattACTATTTACTCACTATAAGGCTGGTTATTTTATAGATACTTATTTCAAATTTGGTCATTTTGATTTGCCGCGAGAATTTTCGATTTCCGTTCTCTATGATTatcatttttaatctgttaacttcaaaagattttttaaataattatgttcaaCACAGTTTTAATGGTTCTAGCCTATTATTTGTACCTATAATTACATGTTAATGTTAATGCAATTGtttatttagaaaacaataaattaataattatattaaattagttaGGGCACGTCACTTCCTTCGATCAATAAAAGAAAAGTACCACTACCAACCAAGTATGTACCAACTACCAacattcagaaaaaaataatatggcgGCTATTTAATGCTTGGCTAAGCCTTgtcaaaaagtaaattttaattaaacaaaacagtGTTAAATTCTGCTGTATTGGTGATAAATTATTGATATTGagttgttttaataatagttctgAGTGATTCCGTGGAGTGATTGCTATAAAAGTCTTTACCAGAGATGTAAGTATGGAAACATTTCTAGCGTCATTTTAGTCTTGAATTTTTTACACTTTTACcagttttaagatatttttgtcGCGAATAGGTATGACGATAGACGTGGGGGTCGAGGCGGCGGTCGCGGGGGTGGTGTCAGAGGTCGTGGTGGCGGACGCGGAGGCATGAGTTCTCGTGGCGGCCGATCAGATAGGGATGAGGACAGGGGCTCCCGGTTCGGCGGGGGCGGCCGAGGCCGGGACTCGGGGCGCGGAGGCGGACGAGGCGCCAGCCGCGGTGGTCGCGATTTCCGCGACGGTCGTGACGACTTCGGAAGaggaaaattcaaaaacgacCAACCGGGCGGCGCACTCCGCAAAATACGCTGGGACACCGTCACACTCACTCCATTCCAAAAGAATTTCTACGTGCCTCATCCTAACGTGCAAAGACGACCCATGTCCGAGGTCGAAGCTTATCGCAGCCAGCACCAAATCACCGTTAACGGTCGCGATGTACCGGCGCCCAGCATTTTCTTCGACGAAGGCGGCTTTCCCGATTACGCTATGAAAGAAATTCTCAAGCAGGGTTTCCCTAACCCGACGCCTATCCAAGCACAGGGTTGGCCGATAGCTCTATCTGGACGGGACATGGTTGGAATAGCTCAGACAGGCTCAGGAAAGACATTGGCATACATTTTGCCTGCAATTGTTCATATTATAAACCAGCCGAGACTGTTGAGGGATGAAGGCCCCATTGTTCTCGTTTTAGCGCCAACACGAGAGCTCGCTCAGCAAATTCAGCaggtatgttatattttattggcCTTACAATGTTCCACACACAATCAGCTAGCTGTGCTTTAGGTATGTTAGCAGGGAGGTATAAATGTGGATATGACGTCAAAAGTCAGTCCATATAGTTCATTTACACATACACAAAGTAATTCACTGTTTGTGTCTAGTTCCTTCACCACTCCCTGACTACTGCCTGCATCTAAAACATAGCCTTCTAATTGTGTGCTACCTATAGCTACAAATATAAGACTATTCTCACATAAGAAGATCCAAATAAAACAGAAATTGGtcactagtattataaaattgaattaatgcattaaatattaattggaTTTATTTAAACTGATAATCTTGTGTGAAAATAGCCTACAAAGTACACTACttgattgtataaaatatacaaataaatctataaattgTTTTCAATGTGTGCTCATTTTATAAAGTCTATATTTCAGAAACCTTTAGATGTGTAAAACTTTTTCCGTTTATTGATCTAATATGTAAttgagaaaataattgtaaaatttgttttccattGCGGCCCCGCAAGGCTCTTCTTTCGATGAATGGGATAACTGCAGATGTGTCGGATGGGAATTCAAACAACA
The DNA window shown above is from Bicyclus anynana chromosome 15, ilBicAnyn1.1, whole genome shotgun sequence and carries:
- the LOC112051360 gene encoding tektin-B1, with the translated sequence MDASIPVFEKSHPRISVLDWTRNIQRLQNEARLRRFESYELRQRANQLRNETSVTTRWDNYVNNELMRDRIFEVDSWRENQRFTREQVRDEIRALKEEKNATELHLESLQVPLMVVSQCLSNRDQRVPKELTRDQLGEELRKELHIIENSKRVLTDVCHMGWQKIKDLTNVFCRLEREIQNKDDCLDLEYHVKDLTRESSEISYKVNPTRIPPDSMTEESYVHCIQNTIKIAEQLMQESKELRETMFKSREQARNQMYAQSQQVEMILRRRVYDIQRARNEMEWQKYKLEANLQKVDREIESLRAAVADKINPTKLVETRLETRTRRPVLERVQDKPMSGLIEEYERVHTSSNMLEKKLQESLSTYHGMYNHHQRVTKDLEYKNQALETDRRLIEIRKPLHREDDTEFKRNVGYCHMADELVTD